A single window of Carassius gibelio isolate Cgi1373 ecotype wild population from Czech Republic chromosome A19, carGib1.2-hapl.c, whole genome shotgun sequence DNA harbors:
- the LOC127934884 gene encoding uncharacterized protein LOC127934884 isoform X2 codes for MALVLPFLLLLLPSPALSSQHLQAGAQRVSRDIQPQPFKLVISDTCAQDGAKEREIDWNPDSPLVLTHQIRLVPGSGSACGQCKQDFAALHERIERLEKEVSDLREKCGGPEGCCSSQQSKGAVCTTIRPTIDECPDDCSDQGRCVDGKCVCFTGFSGPDCSVADCPDDCSSRGRCVNGQCVCDPGFTGPDCSSSTCPDNCNDRGRCVNGRCVCDRGFTGSDCRTQSCPDNCNNRGHCVNGQCVCDSGFTGQDCSEISCPGNCNGRGRCVNGQCVCDSGFTGQDCSEISCPGNCNGRGRCVNGQCVCDPGFSGPDCSEETCPEDCNDRGQCVNGKCVCKSGFTGPNCSSRSCPEDCSDHGRCVDGRCVCDGGFTGPDCSSKACPNDCNNKGRCVDGKCVCDVGFYGQDCSIKTCPNKCSNKGRCVRGHCVCRRGFSGPDCSKCQSGFTGENCDTALAGVSGLSTRDITESSVTLSWTPPAVEYDTYHISFSSRAKTDQKISSKISGRLSSYTQIGLAAGQEYTVSITGEKDGIFGTESTAEFTTLISGPKDFQVVKTTTTSVTVQWEKAQGEIDRYVLSVAPNQTDGSSRLPEMHLLPETDSAQINSLEPGRLYDISLVTEKDSLRSLPATVQATPGNAPMPTTRMTMEMANVQVDVEAGNNKEKTPTLFLDKQGLSKGDQVTRGKVENSERTGNMSQLETRLLVRPGQKRPMLQNRIGVKRGIVVPSSNKSKTRYTLKARNPNVDSGNPVSRGKLFALTMKETRSQEGNADIDFRRESVETPRHASQSSTFHIATPLPFTNITESSEEPTITIEKNLTAYINGTKCVRKVLVGYRKIHGNTSDGNVLTKNLTVIVGHLNGNDLLHKLLSDRSTVNEMGVTRLDEAQLEAETSEAKRSMKEQEGEEEIDEKTLKNTLNVINASPFSTRQPETTLYQPLTTTSAPPYLHNPHHPTSLAQPDRVNQHTARNQSTAERLPRKKNIQAIPILSIPRQQTRPKPPSLASPPIVGRPHFKSTSSSSSLETIKHKHPSRSSPITSRSAKELLVEKEVLNSNPARRQSQNPTPELDLKPMTETTPLAVKSPLIKNTAIKNKGIEAPDLMPYQSSLYRGSYPRRPKISSFQNRTRPILESPQHRYQGPKRRPLSSKPIIRNNRTINQVSPIQPVKAALTHAKENGTSVNIRQNVILNKAQGSARIQTANRQSHIKHSGTTQVGLNISQHGKANSDSYFSTDHPMEIDNSTQEYMLSKTDGSIEHVRVNNVTSTGFVLIWGAPKGKFKHFIITQSELGPENKDKNEMDEKSKEKEKDEEPEERKNEEEVDDERRKTTAAKKSSLSKGKSVVYQLVSNVQSTKMNKSGENITSFITVLPGTDRSHQMANLTPQTRYSVSIFGEGPTFRSKTHNLIVHTG; via the exons ATGGCGTTAGTGTTGCCTTTCCTGCTACTGCTTCTGCCAAGTCCTGCCCTCTCCAGTCAACATCTGCAGGCAGGAGCTCAGCGTGTCTCCAGAGACATCCAACCCCAGCCTTTTAAACTTGTTATTTCGGACACATGTGCACAAGATGGggccaaagagagagagatagactgGAATCCTGATTCTCCTCTGGTCTTGACCCATCAGATCCGTCTGGTGCCAGGGTCAGGATCAGCTTGTGGTCAGTGTAAGCAGGACTTTGCAGCCTTGCATGAGCGTATTGAAAGACTGGAGAAGGAGGTGTCGGATCTGAGGGAGAAATGTGGAGGTCCAGAAGGATGCTGTAGCTCCCAGCAGAGCAAAG GTGCGGTCTGTACCACCATTCGTCCCACTATCGATGAGTGtccggatgactgcagtgaccagGGTCGCTGTGTAGATGGcaaatgtgtgtgtttcacaggATTCAGTGGGCCTGACTGCAGCGTGGCTGACTGCCCTGATGACTGCAGCAGCCGGGGCAGATGTGTGAAcggccagtgtgtgtgtgacccaGGCTTTACCGGCCCAGACTGCTCCTCCAGCACATGTCCTGATAACTGCAACGACAGGGGCCGCTGCGTGAACGgcagatgtgtgtgtgacagaggcTTCACCGGGTCTGACTGCAGGACACAGAGCTGCCCAGACAACTGTAACAACCGAGGCCACTGTGTGAacggacagtgtgtgtgtgactcaggATTCACTGGTCAGGACTGCTCTGAGATATCCTGCCCGGGAAACTGTAATGGCAGAGGCCGCTGTGTGAacggacagtgtgtgtgtgactcaggATTCACTGGTCAGGACTGCTCTGAGATATCCTGCCCGGGAAACTGTAATGGCAGGGGCCGCTGTGTGAACGGACAGTGTGTGTGCGATCCTGGCTTCTCTGGGCCAGACTGCTCTGAAGAAACATGTCCAGAGGACTGTAATGATCGTGGACAGTGTGTAAACGGGAAGTGTGTGTGTAAGAGCGGCTTTACGGGTCCCAACTGCTCGTCCAGATCTTGTCCTGAAGACTGCAGTGACCACGGCAGATGTGTTGACGGCCGGTGCGTGTGTGATGGCGGGTTTACAGGACCAGACTGTTCGTCCAAGGCTTGTCCCAATGACTGCAATAACAAAGGCAGATGTGTTGATGGaaaatgtgtctgtgatgtgGGCTTCTACGGTCAGGACTGCTCCATCAAAACCTGCCCCAACAAATGCAGTAACAAGGGCCGCTGCGTGAGGGGCCACTGTGTGTGTCGCCGGGGTTTCTCGGGGCCTGACTGCAGCAAATGTCAGTCTGGGTTCACAGGGGAAAACTGTGACACTG CACTGGCGGGCGTCTCGGGTCTCAGTACCAGGGACATCACAGAGTCATCTGTAACTCTGTCCTGGACTCCACCTGCCGTGGAGTATGACACCTACCACATCTCCTTCTCCAGCAGGGCAA AAACAGATCAGAAAATAAGCTCCAAAATCAGTGGCAGACTGAGCAGCTACACTCAGATTGGATTGGCTGCTGGGCAGGAGTACACAGTGAGCATCACTGGAGAGAAAGATGGCATTTTTGGAACAGAGAGCACAGCCGAATTTACCACAT TGATTTCTGGACCAAAAGACTTCCAAGTTGTGAAGACAACCACTACATCAGTCACTGTCCAATGGGAAAAAGCACAGGGGGAGATTGACAGGTATGTCCTCTCCGTTGCACCCAATCAGACAGATGGATCAAGCAGACTTCCAGAGATGCACCTGCTGCCAGAGACAGATTCAGCCCAGATCAACAGTTTGGAGCCAGGCCGCTTGTATGACATCTCATTAGTGACGGAGAAAGATAGCCTCCGGAGCCTACCAGCAACCGTACAGGCAACTCCCG GAAATGCCCCAATGCCTACAACTAGGATGACCATGGAGATGGCAAATGTACAAGTAGATGTGGAGGCTGGCAACAACAAAGAAAAGACACCAACACTTTTCCTGGATAAGCAAGGACTGAGCAAAGGAGACCAAGTGACAAGAGGAAAGGTTGAAAATTCAGAAAGAACTGGGAATATGAGCCAACTTGAAACACGCCTACTTGTTAGACCTGGGCAAAAAAGACCCATGCTTCAGAATAGGATAGGAGTGAAAAGAGGAATTGTTGTGCCCTCTTCAAATAAGTCAAAAACACGGTATACTCTGAAAGCAAGAAACCCTAATGTAGACTCAGGTAATCCTGTCTCCAGGGGTAAACTATTTGCACTGACAATGAAAGAGACAAGATCTCAGGAGGGAAATGCTGATATCGACTTTAGAAGAGAATCTGTCGAGACACCCAGACATGCCAGCCAGAGCTCCACCTTTCACATAGCTACCCCACTGCCTTTTAcaaacatcactgaatcatcGGAAGAGCCAACAATTACAATAGAAAAAAACTTAACAGCCTATATAAATGGGACAAAATGTGTTCGGAAGGTTTTGGTTGGGTACAGAAAGATACATGGAAACACGTCAGATGGCAATGTACTGACAAAAAACCTGACAGTTATAGTTGGCCATTTAAATGGAAATGATCTCTTACACAAACTTCTATCAGACAGATCTACAGTCAATGAAATGGGAGTTACAAGGCTGGATGAGGCTCAGCTTGAAGCTGAAACTTCGGAAGCCAAAAGAAGTATGAAAGAGCAAGAAGGAGAGGAGGAAATTGATGAAAAGACAttgaaaaatactttaaatgtaataaatgcctCTCCCTTCTCAACAAGACAACCTGAGACAACACTTTACCAGCCCCTCACCACCACATCTGCTCCTCCATACCTACACAATCCTCACCACCCTACATCTTTGGCACAGCCTGATAGAGTAAATCAACATACAGCAAGAAATCAGTCAACAGCAGAAAGACtacctagaaaaaaaaatatccaagcCATCCCCATATTATCCATCCCCAGACAACAAACTAGACCAAAACCCCCAAGTTTAGCTTCTCCACCAATAGTAGGTAGACCACATTTTAAGTCaacttcctcttcctcatctttAGAGACAATAAAACACAAGCATCCATCTCGGTCTAGTCCCATCACCTCTCGTTCTGCAAAAGAATTGCTTGTTGAGAAGGAAGTGCTAAATTCAAATCCAGCCAGAAGACAATCCCAAAATCCAACTCCTGAACTTGATCTTAAGCCCATGACTGAGACAACTCCATTGGCAGTCAAATCCCCCCTGATAAAAAACACTGCAATAAAGAACAAAGGCATTGAAGCACCCGATCTCATGCCATATCAGAGTTCACTGTATAGGGGTTCCTATCCTCGTCGTCCTAAAATCAGTTCTTTTCAGAACCGTACGAGGCCAATTCTAGAGTCACCTCAGCACCGCTACCAGGGACCCAAAAGACGACCTTTATCTTCAAAACCCATTATCAGAAACAACAGGACTATCAACCAAGTCAGTCCTATCCAACCAGTAAAAGCTGCTTTAACCCATGCAAAAGAAAATGGGACTAGTGTTAATATTAGACAGAATGTAATTCTCAACAAAGCCCAGGGATCAGCCAGAATACAGACAGCCAACAGACAATCTCACATAAAACACAGCGGTACCACTCAAGTGGGCTTAAACATCAGTCAGCATGGAAAAGCTAACTCTGACAGTTATTTTTCCACAGACCATCCCATGGAAATTGATAATAGTACTCAGGAATATATGTTAAGCAAAACAGATGGCTCCATTGAGCATGTTCGGGTCAACAATGTGACATCGACAGGGTTTGTACTAATATGGGGTGCACCGAAAGGAAAGTTTAAACACTTCATAATCACTCAATCTGAGCTTGGACCAGAAAACAAAGACAAGAATGAGATGGATGAGAAGAgtaaggaaaaagaaaaagatgaagaGCCTGAGGAAAGAAAAAATGAGGAAGAAGTAGATGATGAGAGACGTAAGACAACAGCAGCAAAGAAAAGTAGTTTGAGCAAGGGTAAAAGTGTAGTGTATCAACTTGTCTCTAATGTACAGAGTACAAAGATGAACAAGAGTGGAGAAAACATTACAAGCTTTATTACAGTTCTCCCTGGAACAGACCGCTCACACCAGATGGCGAATCTCACACCACAGACCAGGTACTCTGTGTCCATCTTTGGGGAGGGACCAACATTTCGCTCCAAAACTCACAACCTCATCGTACATACAG